Proteins from a genomic interval of Halomonas alkaliantarctica:
- a CDS encoding type IV pilus assembly protein FimV has product MKKTLTWITWLSLSAVSPIALAVSLGQASVSSYLNAPLDASIPLLESSDYALDDIRVSVAEQSAFAAAGLEWTPLAANVRAQVVEHQGQWQVRLRSEQTVQEPWLDLLLTVEFPGGQQFRDITLLFDPQGYSQNQALAQNVVPSPPAASNATTPPVVQSRSTPPSSAYVGNGDTLWGVAERIKPDEVSVQQMMMALLEANPNAFSSGNINDMRAGQTLSVPGAERILARSHDDADAAIKAMNDAWRNRRNGSLQTVALPEVDAVAPVSDTSIAAAQALQANEPSNPDSALAAGGSESVVPEAVDQVAIEEGVNEPEALTRAELTEQLRLSQATLQQVLEERELMRAELNELRGEVASLTQALSDALAAQEQTPAPLVASMDETDSPDVAALIERYQWPLALAAIAMLLALLVWLRKRREETWEDVPLAEPVVSPTVSPSAAPKATPMPEAVPVTYPAHTNEGDVEKPHNDSGQSTAPQNESEVELDTESEPKVESEVPTINNPAPTVDTDQWLVDDQGQAPSQDKPLRFENSQASGLVEQGRQRRLGLHVVSNDSSDNVGLAPPPSSMPMSQLLASLGTGVPATEPAAANAHVQQTDNPSETAEDPGHRFIDYHPPILNSTLSSASNSQSGLRTETPMQPTVEFSRETVVDPVPAAKQSRRPIEDEWEIEEVAFKPRGLDNSDPSKSSK; this is encoded by the coding sequence ATGAAAAAAACACTGACATGGATTACATGGCTCTCGTTGAGTGCAGTGAGTCCTATAGCGCTCGCCGTTAGCTTGGGGCAGGCGAGTGTCAGCTCATACCTGAATGCGCCTTTAGATGCTTCGATCCCTCTACTCGAAAGCAGTGATTACGCCCTTGACGATATCCGTGTCAGTGTTGCCGAGCAGTCAGCGTTTGCCGCAGCAGGCCTTGAATGGACGCCTTTAGCCGCCAATGTACGCGCTCAGGTTGTCGAGCACCAGGGGCAGTGGCAGGTGCGTTTACGTTCTGAACAAACGGTGCAAGAACCCTGGCTGGATTTGCTGTTGACGGTTGAATTTCCAGGCGGGCAACAGTTTCGCGACATAACATTACTGTTTGATCCCCAAGGCTACTCTCAGAATCAAGCGCTGGCTCAAAATGTTGTCCCCAGCCCGCCAGCGGCAAGCAATGCCACTACGCCCCCGGTTGTTCAGTCTAGATCAACTCCGCCGTCTAGTGCCTATGTAGGCAATGGCGATACGCTATGGGGCGTTGCCGAGCGTATTAAACCCGACGAGGTGAGCGTACAGCAGATGATGATGGCGCTGCTGGAGGCCAACCCTAACGCCTTTTCATCAGGCAATATAAATGACATGCGTGCAGGGCAAACGCTAAGCGTACCTGGCGCTGAGCGCATTTTGGCGCGCTCTCACGACGATGCCGACGCTGCTATCAAAGCGATGAATGACGCTTGGCGGAATCGCCGCAATGGCTCTTTGCAAACAGTGGCGCTACCGGAGGTTGACGCCGTCGCGCCCGTTTCTGATACCTCCATAGCCGCCGCCCAAGCGCTTCAGGCTAACGAGCCAAGCAATCCGGATAGCGCGCTCGCCGCTGGTGGTTCAGAATCAGTCGTGCCAGAAGCAGTCGATCAAGTCGCGATTGAAGAGGGTGTCAATGAGCCTGAAGCGTTAACCCGTGCAGAGCTAACAGAGCAACTACGCCTAAGCCAAGCGACGCTTCAGCAGGTACTTGAAGAGCGTGAGTTGATGCGCGCAGAACTCAACGAGCTGCGTGGCGAAGTTGCCTCGCTGACTCAAGCGCTAAGCGATGCGTTGGCTGCTCAAGAGCAAACTCCAGCGCCACTCGTTGCCAGCATGGACGAAACGGATAGCCCAGATGTGGCTGCCTTAATTGAGCGCTACCAGTGGCCTTTGGCGTTGGCTGCCATCGCAATGCTGTTGGCGTTGTTGGTATGGCTACGTAAGCGCCGTGAAGAGACTTGGGAAGATGTCCCGCTCGCTGAACCTGTCGTTAGTCCAACGGTTTCGCCTAGCGCAGCGCCCAAGGCAACGCCTATGCCGGAGGCTGTTCCTGTCACTTACCCAGCGCATACCAATGAGGGTGACGTTGAAAAGCCTCATAATGACAGTGGCCAATCGACAGCACCTCAAAACGAGTCTGAAGTTGAGCTAGATACCGAATCCGAGCCCAAGGTTGAGAGCGAAGTACCTACCATTAATAACCCCGCCCCAACAGTAGATACTGATCAGTGGCTAGTCGACGATCAAGGCCAGGCGCCATCGCAAGATAAACCTCTTCGCTTTGAAAATAGCCAGGCATCGGGGCTAGTAGAGCAGGGACGTCAGCGGCGGCTGGGGCTACACGTTGTTTCCAATGACAGTTCTGACAATGTCGGTTTAGCACCGCCGCCGAGTTCTATGCCCATGAGCCAACTGCTGGCTTCTCTCGGTACCGGTGTGCCTGCTACTGAGCCTGCGGCGGCTAATGCTCATGTGCAGCAAACCGACAACCCTTCTGAAACAGCAGAGGATCCCGGCCATCGCTTTATCGATTACCACCCGCCGATTTTAAACAGCACATTAAGCAGCGCTTCAAACAGCCAGAGCGGGCTGCGTACCGAAACCCCCATGCAGCCCACGGTAGAGTTCTCCAGGGAGACGGTTGTCGATCCGGTACCAGCCGCGAAACAGTCGCGTAGACCTATTGAAGATGAATGGGAAATTGAAGAGGTAGCATTCAAGCCGCGAGGCCTGGATAATAGCGATCCTTCAAAATCTTCAAAATGA
- the asd gene encoding aspartate-semialdehyde dehydrogenase encodes MLKVGFVGWRGMVGSVLMQRMLEDGDFNGIEPVFFTTSQVGQPGPDIGVDVPPLKDAFDIEALKALDVIVTCQGGDYTKPVYKDLRNAGWKGYWVDAASTLRMEDEATIVLDPVNRKVIDDQLAKGAKTFVGGNCTVSLMLMGLGGLFEADMVEWMTSMTYQAASGSGAKHMRELLNQMGQLHDSVGEELKDTSSAILDIDRKVTAAMRSGSFPTENFAAPLAGSLLPWIDTKLDNGQSREEWKGSVETNKILGLDNNPIPIDGLCVRIGAMRSHSQAFTIKLKHDVPLDEIEDRIAKHNEWVKLIPNDKDATIAGLTPAAATGTLQVPVGRLRKMQMGGEYLSAFSVGDQLLWGAAEPLKRMLKILREQ; translated from the coding sequence ATGTTGAAAGTCGGTTTCGTGGGATGGCGCGGCATGGTGGGCTCTGTATTAATGCAGCGCATGCTGGAAGATGGTGATTTTAACGGCATTGAGCCGGTGTTCTTCACCACCTCCCAGGTTGGCCAGCCCGGCCCCGATATCGGTGTAGATGTGCCTCCGCTTAAAGACGCCTTTGATATTGAAGCGCTCAAAGCGCTGGATGTCATCGTGACCTGCCAGGGCGGTGACTACACCAAACCCGTCTATAAAGATCTGCGTAACGCAGGCTGGAAAGGCTACTGGGTTGACGCCGCCAGCACCCTGCGTATGGAAGATGAAGCGACGATCGTGCTAGACCCGGTCAACCGCAAGGTGATCGACGACCAGCTAGCTAAAGGCGCCAAAACCTTTGTGGGCGGCAACTGCACCGTGAGCCTGATGTTGATGGGCTTGGGCGGTTTGTTCGAAGCCGATATGGTGGAATGGATGACCTCCATGACCTACCAAGCGGCCTCAGGCTCCGGTGCCAAGCACATGCGCGAGCTGTTGAACCAAATGGGTCAACTGCACGACAGCGTTGGTGAGGAGCTGAAGGATACGTCCAGTGCGATTCTGGATATCGATCGTAAAGTAACGGCTGCCATGCGCAGCGGTAGCTTCCCGACCGAAAACTTTGCCGCACCATTGGCGGGTAGCCTGCTGCCGTGGATCGATACCAAGCTGGACAACGGCCAGAGCCGCGAAGAGTGGAAGGGCAGCGTTGAGACCAACAAGATTCTTGGCCTCGACAACAACCCGATTCCCATCGATGGCCTGTGTGTGCGTATCGGCGCGATGCGTTCGCACAGCCAAGCGTTCACTATCAAACTGAAGCACGATGTGCCGCTGGATGAGATCGAAGATCGCATCGCCAAGCACAACGAGTGGGTAAAGCTGATTCCTAACGATAAAGACGCCACCATTGCTGGCTTAACGCCTGCAGCTGCCACTGGCACGCTGCAAGTGCCGGTTGGCCGCCTGCGTAAGATGCAAATGGGCGGTGAATACCTCTCAGCATTTAGCGTGGGTGACCAGTTGCTGTGGGGCGCAGCAGAGCCGCTTAAGCGTATGCTGAAGATTCTACGCGAACAGTAA
- the leuB gene encoding 3-isopropylmalate dehydrogenase, protein MTHKVLLLPGDGIGPEIAAQAARLLKACQEAGLDIEVEEGLVGGSAYDVHGEPLPAETLAKAKAASAILLGAVGGPKWDKIEDLSKRPEKGLLGLRKNLGLFGNLRPAMLYPQLASASSLKPELVAGLDIMIVRELTGGIYFGQPRGIEVRNGERVGFNTYIYSESEIERIGRVAFEMAQKRGKKLCSVDKANVLEVTILWREVMERLAPEYPDVELSHMYVDNAAMQLVRAPKQFDVVVTGNMFGDILSDAAAMLTGSIGMLPSASLNESGQGMYEPCHGSAPDIAGQNVANPLAMMLSVAMMLRYSLNENALAERIEAAVGSVLDDGLRTADIASTGMQTIGTDAMGDAVLAAFAKQ, encoded by the coding sequence ATGACTCATAAGGTACTACTGCTGCCGGGTGACGGTATTGGCCCCGAGATTGCTGCTCAGGCGGCACGCTTGTTGAAAGCTTGCCAAGAAGCGGGCCTGGATATTGAAGTAGAAGAGGGCTTGGTGGGTGGCTCCGCTTACGATGTTCATGGCGAGCCACTGCCCGCAGAAACCCTCGCAAAAGCCAAAGCAGCCAGTGCGATTTTATTGGGCGCAGTGGGCGGCCCCAAGTGGGACAAAATCGAAGACCTCTCCAAGCGCCCTGAAAAAGGGCTGCTGGGCCTGCGCAAAAATCTGGGGTTATTCGGCAACCTGCGCCCAGCGATGCTTTACCCGCAGTTGGCCAGCGCCTCCAGCCTCAAACCTGAATTAGTTGCCGGGCTGGATATTATGATCGTCCGCGAGCTCACTGGCGGCATTTACTTCGGCCAGCCCCGTGGCATTGAAGTACGCAACGGCGAAAGGGTCGGCTTTAACACCTATATCTATTCTGAAAGCGAAATTGAGCGCATTGGTCGTGTCGCATTCGAGATGGCCCAAAAGCGCGGCAAGAAGCTCTGTTCAGTGGACAAAGCTAACGTACTGGAAGTCACCATCTTGTGGCGTGAAGTGATGGAGCGTTTAGCGCCCGAATACCCGGACGTTGAGCTTTCCCATATGTACGTCGATAACGCCGCCATGCAGTTGGTGCGCGCACCCAAGCAGTTTGACGTAGTGGTCACCGGCAATATGTTTGGCGATATTCTCTCTGACGCTGCCGCGATGCTTACCGGGTCTATCGGTATGCTGCCTTCTGCGTCGCTTAACGAAAGCGGTCAAGGCATGTACGAGCCATGCCACGGCAGCGCGCCTGATATCGCTGGTCAGAACGTAGCGAATCCATTAGCCATGATGCTCTCAGTGGCCATGATGCTGCGCTACTCGCTGAATGAAAATGCTCTGGCGGAGCGTATTGAAGCCGCTGTGGGCAGCGTGCTGGACGATGGCCTTCGTACCGCGGATATCGCATCTACCGGTATGCAAACCATTGGCACCGATGCCATGGGCGATGCGGTATTGGCAGCGTTTGCTAAACAGTAA
- the leuD gene encoding 3-isopropylmalate dehydratase small subunit: MKKFERFEGVVAPLDRANVDTDLIIPKQFLKSIKRTGFGVNLFDELRYLDEGQPGQDCSQRPLNPDFVLNQPRFKGAEVLLARRNFGCGSSREHAPWALEDFGFKVVIAPSFADIFYNNSFKNGILLITFSEEVVDRLFAEVDANEGYQLDVDLENQRVITPSGEILEFEVDEFRKHCLLEGLDDIGLTLKDEDAIRAFEQKHKTARPWLFRQSA; encoded by the coding sequence ATGAAAAAATTTGAACGTTTTGAAGGCGTGGTAGCACCCCTTGACCGCGCCAACGTCGACACCGATTTGATTATCCCCAAGCAGTTTTTGAAGTCGATCAAGCGTACCGGCTTCGGCGTTAACTTATTCGACGAACTGCGTTACCTGGATGAAGGCCAGCCGGGTCAGGACTGCTCACAGCGCCCGCTGAACCCTGATTTTGTCTTGAACCAGCCGCGTTTCAAAGGCGCGGAAGTGCTACTTGCTCGGCGTAACTTTGGTTGCGGCAGCTCTCGTGAGCACGCGCCTTGGGCGCTGGAAGACTTCGGTTTCAAGGTAGTGATTGCCCCCAGTTTTGCCGATATCTTCTATAACAACTCGTTCAAGAACGGCATTTTGCTGATCACCTTCTCAGAAGAAGTAGTCGATCGCCTGTTTGCCGAGGTGGACGCCAACGAAGGCTACCAGTTGGATGTGGACTTAGAGAACCAGCGGGTCATTACCCCCAGCGGCGAGATTTTAGAGTTTGAAGTGGATGAGTTCCGCAAGCACTGCCTGCTGGAAGGGTTGGACGATATCGGCCTGACGCTAAAAGACGAAGACGCCATTCGTGCCTTTGAACAGAAACATAAAACCGCACGCCCCTGGCTGTTCCGGCAATCTGCCTAA
- the leuC gene encoding 3-isopropylmalate dehydratase large subunit, with amino-acid sequence MSGQTLYDKLWNQHLVKQRDDGTALIYIDRQLLHEVTSPQAFEGLRLANRKPWRLDANLATPDHNVPTTVKERAEGNSGIKDPVSLIQVQTLDDNCLEYGIEEFKINDPRQGIVHVVGPEQGATLPGMTVVCGDSHTATHGAFGALAHGIGTSEVEHVMATQCLLAQKMKNMQVRVEGELGLGVTAKDVVLAIIGKIGTAGGTGYAIEFAGSAIASLSMEGRMTVCNMAIEAGARVGLIAVDETTIDYLAKRPFAPTAEQWEAAVADWRKLVSDDDAKFDKVVTLQAEEIEPQVSWGTSPEMVTGISGQVPDPSAALDETVQRSHTRALEYMGLHANQKITDIKLDKIFIGSCTNSRIEDLREAAKVAKGNKVADSIKLAMVVPGSGLVKRQAEAEGLDKIFIEAGFEWREPGCSMCLAMNADKLGAGEHCASTSNRNFEGRQGYGGRTHLVSPAMAAAAAIAGHFVDVRSLPANDATHAQEA; translated from the coding sequence ATGTCAGGTCAAACCCTTTACGATAAACTCTGGAATCAGCACTTGGTTAAACAGCGTGACGACGGCACCGCGTTGATTTATATCGACCGCCAGCTGCTTCACGAAGTGACTTCGCCTCAAGCGTTTGAAGGTCTGCGTTTAGCTAATCGTAAGCCGTGGCGCTTGGATGCCAACTTGGCTACGCCCGATCACAACGTGCCCACCACGGTGAAGGAGCGTGCCGAGGGTAACAGCGGCATTAAAGACCCAGTATCGCTGATTCAGGTGCAAACTCTGGATGACAACTGCCTTGAGTACGGCATCGAAGAGTTCAAAATCAACGACCCGCGTCAGGGTATTGTGCATGTGGTTGGCCCTGAGCAGGGCGCAACACTGCCGGGTATGACCGTGGTATGTGGCGACTCCCATACCGCTACCCACGGTGCCTTTGGCGCCTTGGCCCACGGTATTGGCACCTCTGAAGTCGAGCACGTCATGGCGACCCAGTGCTTGCTGGCGCAAAAAATGAAGAACATGCAGGTGCGGGTCGAAGGCGAGCTGGGCCTGGGTGTAACAGCAAAAGATGTTGTGCTGGCCATAATTGGTAAAATCGGTACTGCTGGCGGTACCGGCTACGCCATTGAATTTGCAGGTAGCGCGATTGCCTCGCTCTCTATGGAAGGGCGCATGACCGTGTGCAACATGGCTATTGAAGCTGGCGCACGGGTAGGTTTGATCGCCGTTGACGAGACCACCATTGATTACTTGGCCAAGCGCCCCTTTGCGCCTACCGCAGAGCAGTGGGAGGCCGCGGTAGCCGACTGGCGCAAACTTGTCTCTGACGACGATGCGAAGTTCGATAAAGTTGTTACTTTGCAAGCTGAAGAGATCGAACCACAGGTGAGCTGGGGCACCAGCCCGGAAATGGTCACCGGTATTTCTGGCCAGGTGCCTGATCCCAGCGCGGCGCTGGATGAAACCGTTCAGCGCAGCCACACTCGTGCCTTAGAGTACATGGGCCTTCACGCTAATCAGAAAATCACTGATATCAAACTGGATAAAATCTTTATCGGCTCCTGCACCAACTCTCGCATCGAAGATCTGCGCGAAGCCGCCAAAGTCGCCAAAGGCAATAAAGTGGCTGATTCCATCAAGTTGGCCATGGTGGTGCCGGGTTCCGGCTTAGTGAAGCGTCAAGCTGAAGCGGAAGGTTTGGATAAGATTTTCATTGAAGCAGGTTTTGAGTGGCGCGAGCCGGGCTGCTCCATGTGTTTGGCTATGAACGCGGATAAGCTGGGTGCCGGTGAGCACTGCGCTTCTACTTCTAACCGCAACTTTGAAGGGCGTCAGGGCTACGGTGGCCGCACGCACCTTGTCAGCCCCGCCATGGCAGCGGCAGCGGCGATTGCCGGTCATTTTGTTGACGTTCGTAGCTTGCCTGCCAACGACGCCACTCACGCACAGGAGGCCTAA
- a CDS encoding LysR family transcriptional regulator encodes MDTQSLQAFLAVADTQSFSRAAEQLHLTQPAVSKRIATLESQVGARLFDRIGRRIALTEAGNVLMPQARRILFTVEDSRRALANLSGQVGGKLILATSHHIGLHRLPPLLKQYTQRHPEVELDLHFLDSEQAYQGVLDGTLEMAVVTLAPHPHEQLEVVELWRDRLCFTCAIDHPLANQTPASQSLLSLADLCEFNCVMPGAKTFTGSLIEQRFIEAGLKLPVSMATNYLETLKMMCGVGLGWSLLPEKMIDSELVEIEVDTAPIHRPLGYLVHTNRTLSNAARSMIEQLEAARQH; translated from the coding sequence GTGGATACCCAAAGCCTACAAGCCTTTCTGGCTGTCGCCGATACGCAAAGTTTCTCCCGCGCGGCGGAACAGCTTCACCTTACTCAGCCTGCCGTCAGCAAACGCATCGCTACCTTAGAATCCCAGGTAGGTGCACGGCTGTTTGACCGCATTGGTCGGCGTATTGCGTTAACTGAAGCGGGTAATGTGCTGATGCCCCAAGCGCGGCGCATTCTATTTACCGTTGAGGACAGCCGCCGGGCGCTAGCCAATCTTTCTGGCCAAGTGGGCGGCAAGCTTATCCTGGCCACCAGCCATCATATTGGCCTGCACCGCTTACCTCCGCTATTAAAGCAGTACACCCAGCGCCATCCGGAAGTCGAACTCGACCTGCATTTTTTGGATTCCGAGCAGGCTTACCAGGGGGTACTGGATGGCACCCTGGAAATGGCCGTGGTAACTCTCGCTCCCCACCCTCATGAGCAGTTGGAGGTGGTCGAACTATGGCGTGACCGGCTCTGCTTTACCTGTGCGATTGACCACCCACTTGCCAACCAAACCCCGGCCTCTCAAAGCCTACTGTCACTGGCCGATCTGTGCGAGTTCAACTGCGTAATGCCCGGCGCAAAAACCTTTACCGGTTCACTCATTGAGCAACGCTTCATTGAAGCAGGGCTAAAACTGCCGGTGAGTATGGCGACCAACTATTTAGAGACGCTAAAAATGATGTGCGGTGTAGGATTAGGCTGGAGCCTGCTGCCGGAAAAAATGATCGACAGCGAGCTAGTAGAGATTGAAGTAGACACTGCTCCCATCCACCGCCCGTTAGGGTATTTAGTGCATACCAATCGAACCCTTTCTAATGCAGCACGTAGCATGATCGAACAGCTTGAAGCCGCTAGGCAACATTAA